The DNA region TGTCCGTCGCCATCATCACCCATAACGAAGCGGCGCGCATCCGCGCATGTTTGGAGAGCGTCTCCTGGGCTGATGAGATTGTCGTGGTCGACGCCGAAAGCAGCGATGAGACCGTATCCATCTGCCGGGAGTTCACCGATCGCATCTTTGTGCGGCCCTGGCCCGGCTTTGCCCGGCAGAAACAGTTTGCGCTGGAGCAGTGCCGGAATGAGTGGGTGCTC from bacterium includes:
- a CDS encoding glycosyltransferase family 2 protein, encoding MSALSVAIITHNEAARIRACLESVSWADEIVVVDAESSDETVSICREFTDRIFVRPWPGFARQKQFALEQCRNEWVLSLDADERVRPELAAEIQRVLSAAAPCDGYRLARRS